One part of the Haliotis asinina isolate JCU_RB_2024 chromosome 2, JCU_Hal_asi_v2, whole genome shotgun sequence genome encodes these proteins:
- the LOC137271988 gene encoding uncharacterized protein, protein MKLAFICLSLMMLWPMCVCEEVPTSTEVDPQQVRNIVAYGVSESQDYYRQSAPFYKPGISDLKSVGGAGGLLLLGLPSGKYGPPARDYLPRGQNQDLHNPYDQSLFGQRPFISQSPFPYSKGQRYRKVMGNTYSRIPTSWIGYPSPHRPLNNYNPSFIPGPVYKPGVKDLTKYGGVEGLLRLGLPSALLNH, encoded by the exons ATGAAG CTCGCTTTCATATGTTTGTCGTTGATGATGCTGTGGCCGATGTGTGTCTGTGAAGAGGTTCCCACGTCCACAGAGGTCGACCCCCAGCAGGTCAGGAATATTGTGGCATATGGCGTTTCCGAGAGCCAAGATTACTATCGACAATCTGCACCCTTCTACAAACCAGGGATCTCCGATCTGAAGAGTGTTGGCGGAGCTGGAGGTCTTCTGCTCCTTGGTCTTCCTTCTGGTAAATATGGACCTCCTGCCAGAGATTACCTTCCTCGTGGCCAGAACCAAGATCTTCACAATCCTTATGATCAGAGCCTATTTGGTCAGCGACCCTTCATCTCCCAAAGTCCTTTTCCCTACAGCAAAGGTCAGAGGTACCGGAAGGTCATGGGAAATACCTACAGTAGGATTCCGACTTCTTGGATTGGGTACCCGTCCCCACATCGTCCCCTCAACAACTACAACCCCAGCTTCATTCCCGG ACCCGTTTACAAGCCAGGCGTGAAAGATCTGACGAAATATGGTGGTGTCGAAGGGCTTCTTCGTCTTGGGCTACCTTCCGCGCTGCTCAATCACTAA